One Oncorhynchus clarkii lewisi isolate Uvic-CL-2024 chromosome 28, UVic_Ocla_1.0, whole genome shotgun sequence genomic region harbors:
- the LOC139387508 gene encoding DET1- and DDB1-associated protein 1-like isoform X1 encodes MLTCVLYSHQAEFLKGLPVYNKSNFSRFHADSVCKASNRRPSVYLPTREYPSEQIIVTEKTNILLRYLHQQWDKKNAAKKREQEQAEGENTAPPRKIARTDSRELNEDS; translated from the exons ATGCTAACTTGCGTGCTCTATAGCCATCAA GCAGAGTTTTTAAAAGGACTACCAGTCTACAACAAAAGCAATTTCAGCAGATTTCATGCAGACTCTGTCTGCAAAGCGTCA aaCCGGAGGCCCTCTGTGTATCTCCCAACTCGGGAGTATCCATCAGAACAGA TCATTGTTACAGAGAAGACAAATATCCTATTGAGATATCTTCACCAACAGTGGGACAAAAAG AATGCGGCCAAAAAGCGGGAGCAGGAGCAAGCGGAGGGAGAGAACACTGCACCCCCGCGGAAAATTGCCAGAACCGACAGTCGGGAATTAAATGAGGACTCATAG
- the LOC139387508 gene encoding DET1- and DDB1-associated protein 1-like isoform X2, protein MDKAEFLKGLPVYNKSNFSRFHADSVCKASNRRPSVYLPTREYPSEQIIVTEKTNILLRYLHQQWDKKNAAKKREQEQAEGENTAPPRKIARTDSRELNEDS, encoded by the exons ATGGATAAG GCAGAGTTTTTAAAAGGACTACCAGTCTACAACAAAAGCAATTTCAGCAGATTTCATGCAGACTCTGTCTGCAAAGCGTCA aaCCGGAGGCCCTCTGTGTATCTCCCAACTCGGGAGTATCCATCAGAACAGA TCATTGTTACAGAGAAGACAAATATCCTATTGAGATATCTTCACCAACAGTGGGACAAAAAG AATGCGGCCAAAAAGCGGGAGCAGGAGCAAGCGGAGGGAGAGAACACTGCACCCCCGCGGAAAATTGCCAGAACCGACAGTCGGGAATTAAATGAGGACTCATAG